The DNA region CGGCTTCAGGGCGGGCTGGGAAGCCTGGGTCTGGCTGTCGGAGCTGGTGGCGGACAAGACGGTGCGTTCCCCTCGATTGCGATTCTCGGTTCCGCGATTCCGGTGCGGAATCCGGGACGGGTTTATCCCCTCTTCTTCACTATATTTTTTAATAGGAGAAAGGAAGAGGATGAGGTGGATGCCTGTGGATAACGGTGATCCCCGTCGAAGGCGAATCTATCCACAGATCCGGAGGCTCGCGCCGCCATGTGCGCGGATCTGTGGACGATTCGGAGCACTACCGCCGGAAACGGCGGAAATGCTATAGCTGGACGAACGGGAGTCCCGTGGATAACAGCGCGGACGGGGCCGGATCTTCCCAGCTTCCGAAGCGGTCGGCGGAGTTGTCCTCCCCTTGACCGTAACGGGGAGGAGGAGTCCCCCGGTCGGGACGAAACGCAGGCGGATCCGGTTGTCCACAGATCTGGGCCGGGTTCTCCACAGAATGTTGGGGACGGATGAAAGAGTTCCACCTACATCTCGTGTCCGATGCGACGGGCGAGACCATCAACAGCGTGGCGCGCGCCTGCGTCATCCAGTTCGACGACGTCCGGCCGATCGAGCATTTCTGGAATCTGGTGCGGACCGACCGCCAGCTCGACCTTGTACTGGAGGGGATCCGGGACAATCACGGGCTGGTGATGTTCACGCTGGTCGACGAGACGCTGCGCCGCCGGCTCCAGGATTTCTGCCGCGAGATGCAGGTGCCCTGCATCCCCGTGCTCGATCCGCTGATCAACGCGCTCGCCGCCTTCCTCGGCGTGGAATCGCAGCGCCAGCCCGGTCGCCAGCATGTGCTGGACGCCGAGTATTTCAGCCGCATCGACGCCGTCGATTTCGCCCTGTCCCATGACGACGGCCAGTCGAACTGGGACCTGCACGAGGCCGACGTGGTGCTGATCGGCGTGTCGCGCAGCTCCAAGACGCCGACCTGCATCTATCTGGCCAACCGCGGCATCAAGGCGGCCAACATCCCGCTGGTTCCCGGCAGCCCGCTGCCGGCCGAACTCGACCTGCTCACCCGGCCGCTGATCGTCGGGCTGACCAAGGACCCCGACCGTCTGGTCCAGATCCGCCGCAACCGGCTGAAGCTGCTGAACCAGGGCGAGGGCTCCAGCTATGCCGATCCCGAGCTGGTGCGCTCGGAGGTTCAGGAGGCGCGGCGTCTGTTCAGCCGGCGCGGCTGGCCGGTGATCGACGTCACCCGCCGCTCCATCGAGGAGACCGCGGCCGAGATCATGATGCTGCTCGCCCGTCGCCAGAGCGGCAATTTCAGTCCGGAAGGAAAGAAGACGTGAGCGCGCCGCTTCCGTTGCCCCAACTGGTTTTGGCCTCGGGCTCGCGCACACGGGCGGCGATGCTGGAGCAGGCCGGAGTCAGCGCCATCCTCGACAAGCCGCTGGTCGATGAGGATGAGGTGAAGGCCGCCGGCCGCGCCGAGGGTGTCCCCGCCGACATCGTCGCCGAGGCCCTGGCCGAGCTGAAGGCCCAGCGCATCACCCGCCGCCACCCCGGCGCCCTGGTGGTCGGCGCCGATCAGATGCTGGAGTGCGAGGGGCGCTGGTTCGACAAGCCGGCCGACCTCGCGGCGGCGCGGGCCCAGCTTCTCGACCTGCGCGGCCGGACCCACCGGCTGGTCAGCTGCGCCGTCGTGGTGCGCGATGGCGAGCGGATCTGGCATAAGGTCGACAGCGCCCGTCTCACCATGCGGAATTTCACCGAAGCCTTCCTCGACGAATATCTGACCCGTGTCGGTGATGATGTGCTGCACTCCGTCGGCGCTTATCAGCTGGAGGGGCTGGGAGCCCAGCTGTTCCAGCGCGTCGAGGGCGATTTCTTCACCATTCTCGGGCTGCCGCTGTTGCCGCTGCTCGGTTTTCTGCGCGTGCATGGGGTGGGTAGGGAATGACCGGGTTCAATTCGATCAGCGGCAAGGCGAGGATCGCCGGGGTGATGGGCTGGCCGATCGGCCATTCGCGCTCGCCCCGGCTGCATGGCTTCTGGTTGCGGCACTATAGCATCGACGGCGCCTATGTGCCGCTGGCGGTGGCGCCGGAGCGGGCCGAACAGGCGATCCGCGCCCTGCCCGCCCTGGGGTTCCGCGGCTGCAACGTCACCGTTCCGCTGAAGGAGATCGCCTTCCGCAGCGTCGACCGGCTCGACGAGACCGCGCGGCGCATGGGAGCGGTCAACACCATCGTCGTCGCCGAGGATGGCGCGCTTGAGGGCGGCAACACCGACGGTTTCGGCTTCATCGAGAATTTGCGCGCCGAACAGCCGGGCTGGACGGCGGAGCAAGGCCCGGCGGTGGTGATCGGTGCTGGCGGCGCCGCCCGCGCCGTGGTCGTCGCCCTGCTCGATGCCGGCGCGCCGGAGGTTCGTCTGGTCAACCGCACCCGCGCCCGCGCCGAGGAGCTGGCGGCGGATCTGGCCCCCGCTCTCGCCCCGGATCTGGCCGCCGTCGGGGTGACTGGCCGTGTGACGGTGGTCGATTGGGTTTCACGTGAAACCGCGCTCGACGGCGCGTCGCTGCTGGTCAACACCACGACCCAGGGCATGGCCGGTCAGCCGGCGCTGGACCTGTCCCTGCGCGCCTTGCCCGTCTCGGCTCTGGTCAACGACATCGTCTATGTGCCGCTGGAAACGCCGCTGCTGGCCGAAGCCGGGAGGCGCGGCAACCCGGTGGCCGGCGGCATCGGCATGCTGCTCCATCAGGCCCGTCCCGGCTTCAAGGCCTGGTTCGGTGTCGAGCCGCAGGTGACGCCGGAACTCACCCGCGTCGTCCTGGAAGGCTGAGGCGCCGGCATGGTCGTGCTGGGCCTGACCGGTTCCATCGGCATGGGCAAGAGCACCGCCGCCGGCATGTTGCGGGCGATGGGGGCTCCGGTCTGCGATTCCGACGCGGTGGTGCATCGGCTGCTGGGGCGTGGTGGCGGCGCGGTGCCGGCCATCGCCGCCGCCTTCCCCGGCGTGGTGGTCGACGGGGCGGTCAGCCGGCCGGCGCTGGGCGCCGCGGTCTTCCGTGATCCCGACGCGCTGAAGCGGCTGGAGGCGATCCTGCATCCGATGGTCCAGGCGGCGCAGCGCGGCTTCCTGGCCCGTGCCGCCCGGCGTGGCGCCCGGATCGCCGTGCTGGACATCCCGCTGCTGTTCGAGACCGGGGCCGAGCGGCGGGTCGACGCCACCATCGTCGTCTCCGCCCCCTTCGCGGTGCAGCGCGCCCGTGTGCTGGCCCGGCCCGGCATGACGGCGGAGAAGTTCGCCGGCATCCTCGCCCGCCAGATGCCGGATGCGGAAAAACGGCGGCGTGCCGACCATGTTGTGCCGACCGGGGCCGGTCGGCTGGTGACGCGGCGGGCGCTTCAGGGCATTGTGCGGGACGTGGTGCGGCGGCCGGCCAGGCAGTGGCCGCCGCGCGGCTATCAACCAGGGCGGATCCATCATGCGTGAAATCGTTCTCGACACCGAAACCACGGGCTTCAAGCCG from Azospirillum sp. B510 includes:
- a CDS encoding shikimate dehydrogenase, encoding MTGFNSISGKARIAGVMGWPIGHSRSPRLHGFWLRHYSIDGAYVPLAVAPERAEQAIRALPALGFRGCNVTVPLKEIAFRSVDRLDETARRMGAVNTIVVAEDGALEGGNTDGFGFIENLRAEQPGWTAEQGPAVVIGAGGAARAVVVALLDAGAPEVRLVNRTRARAEELAADLAPALAPDLAAVGVTGRVTVVDWVSRETALDGASLLVNTTTQGMAGQPALDLSLRALPVSALVNDIVYVPLETPLLAEAGRRGNPVAGGIGMLLHQARPGFKAWFGVEPQVTPELTRVVLEG
- the coaE gene encoding dephospho-CoA kinase (Dephospho-CoA kinase (CoaE) performs the final step in coenzyme A biosynthesis.) — translated: MVVLGLTGSIGMGKSTAAGMLRAMGAPVCDSDAVVHRLLGRGGGAVPAIAAAFPGVVVDGAVSRPALGAAVFRDPDALKRLEAILHPMVQAAQRGFLARAARRGARIAVLDIPLLFETGAERRVDATIVVSAPFAVQRARVLARPGMTAEKFAGILARQMPDAEKRRRADHVVPTGAGRLVTRRALQGIVRDVVRRPARQWPPRGYQPGRIHHA
- a CDS encoding Maf family protein, translated to MSAPLPLPQLVLASGSRTRAAMLEQAGVSAILDKPLVDEDEVKAAGRAEGVPADIVAEALAELKAQRITRRHPGALVVGADQMLECEGRWFDKPADLAAARAQLLDLRGRTHRLVSCAVVVRDGERIWHKVDSARLTMRNFTEAFLDEYLTRVGDDVLHSVGAYQLEGLGAQLFQRVEGDFFTILGLPLLPLLGFLRVHGVGRE
- a CDS encoding pyruvate, water dikinase regulatory protein translates to MKEFHLHLVSDATGETINSVARACVIQFDDVRPIEHFWNLVRTDRQLDLVLEGIRDNHGLVMFTLVDETLRRRLQDFCREMQVPCIPVLDPLINALAAFLGVESQRQPGRQHVLDAEYFSRIDAVDFALSHDDGQSNWDLHEADVVLIGVSRSSKTPTCIYLANRGIKAANIPLVPGSPLPAELDLLTRPLIVGLTKDPDRLVQIRRNRLKLLNQGEGSSYADPELVRSEVQEARRLFSRRGWPVIDVTRRSIEETAAEIMMLLARRQSGNFSPEGKKT